The Naumovozyma dairenensis CBS 421 chromosome 1, complete genome genomic interval AGAAAGATTTGCTGAATCTACTGATTAAACTGAGCATGCACTCAGAAATGATAAATAAGAATTTTTATAAACTGTTTTACTgagagaaagaaaatagtTAACTTCATATTACTGACGAATTATTAGTCCATCCCATTTTGATCGTGATggataattttttgttgcAAGACATCTATACCTATATACaagaaaaatcatattataataaacaatattaatatataaaaactTTCTCAATAGTATCTAACGTAACTTTACGCCAACGAAGTCACACTCTAAGTAATGACATTAAAGAATCAATGACAGTTGTAGATGGACAATTGtatattaataaagtatatacattaaacaattaatttagaaatatttgagattaaatataaaaaggGTNNNNNNNNNNNNNNNNNNNNagattaaatataaaaaggTACGTCGAATCTTAACATCTTTCAACATCAATCACTTGTATAACGCAAACCAAATCATTCTCCGTATACTTCTTCAATCAATAATACGAATTGCGCTGAGGGGATTTACAGCTAGATAATAGTCGGAGATAACTTaataaatgaaagaaaaaaaaattcaatcaattaaCATATTAGGTGATCCGATTATTTAGATCTAGCTCTGACCTTCCGTCTCTTTCTCTTAAGTCTTCTAgttctcttctttctcCACTTAGCTCTCATTGCGATGAATGGATCTATATGGTTTTCGTAAagttaatattaatgataagaaACCAATTGACAAAAACcttaaaaataattgaatattagAAGTAAAATATATGGAAACAAAATGCAAGTCATTGATATTAAATACCAAGGAATGAATAGTTTTCAATTGACAAAAAAGGCATCGGGAATTGTATCCCTAACATGAAATCTGGATTAAAATTAGTGATATCCATGCGGGTAATGGCAAATTTTACgatttttggaatttcaTGGAACTGCGCCGCGTCTCCGTTTCATATGaggagaagaaaaaaaagtgaccaagaaatataaatccaaatcttttgttgttattttgaataagCTGTGGGTGGTTTAGGTTGCTTTCTGAGAATGTCTGGGTCTCACAGTCATAAAATTTACTTTGTGtttaaaaacaaataagAACCCTTTAAAATTTGATGACAATCATATATTCGTTTAAGACCTGGTACATCATTCGAATAAACGCTAGTTTTGCCAAGATGGCACTTTTGCCATCCAACAACACGAAGGAAAAACGCATTCAGGAAtagaatttattacaattcGAGAACATCTCCTTAATATACAATAATGAGCTCGCTGACAGACTTAACATCAGTTACCAACGATGCCCGGGAGAGATCAGCGAAGAATGGGGAACTACCTGATGAGGAGTCACAGCACGTACGTAGCAATGATGAACCTAGTAACGCTAATGCTATCCGAACCAACAAGGGTGATAAGTATAAGGTAGGGGTTGCCGATTCCTTAAATTTTTATGCTATCCATCCAACAACTGTACCGCCATTTGAACTTGATGCGCAATTCCAAAAGGCAAAGCTCAAAACATCAATGGAATCATCTAGAGAAGAACATATTGCAAGTTTGAATGGGATTAAGAGGGATCACCATCAGTTTAGGGATCAATTTCTTGTGACTcatgataataaatggGACAGTTTTATTGCGAATATTGGTTCCAATGTAGCATATTCCAATAAACAGCGCTATGTTGTCGATTCTGAATCCACAGATACAGAATCATCAGCCCATAGTTTTGACGGTAGTTTCCGTGAAAAAAATGCCCACTTCTTGAGCTCctatgatgatgaaacaaGAAGGAAGAATCAAGTTGATGAAGCTGAACGGGAGAGGAAACGTGTCAGGGACGAAATATTGGAAGATTTAACAAGCGAATGGGAAGGTCAGAAAAGACTGGATGCCATATTCAACTTACCAGTGGTAGAAGATTATAATTTCAAGAATCAAAAGGATAGGAATGAATGGATGGATTATGTATCTAAAGTCAAAGAATTCTATTATGGAAAACatccaaagaaaaaggatTTGAATAACCCATCCCTGTCAGATAGTAGCTCGATCAGGAGCAACAGAACATCACACCGTCAAGAATGGCTTGAggaattgaataaagaaaaggagAAATTACGTCAGTTAAAGCAGAGAAAGATACAACAATGGAGTCCAGGACTAATACGGCTGGGGCTAGACAATCAGTATCTCCCATTAGGGTTTAGGATCGTCATTGGGATTCTTTGCCTTATATCGTTAGGACTAGCTGTAAGGATTTTCCagaattcttcttctactaTTCCATCTATCTCAAGATCCATACCGCAACAACCAAGCACTATTATGGCAATAGTTGTCAATGCTGTCGCAACTGTCTATACTATCTACATTGCTCATGATGAGTTTTCTGGGAAACCAATTGGATTAAGGAACCCTCTTCATAAAATCAAGCTAATCTTATTGGATTTActcttcattatattctcTAGTGCAAATCTAGCACTGGCATTTAATGCAAGATATGATAAACTATGGGTATGTACAGATGACGAGGATACGATTCATACCGTTCCAAAAGTCTCATATATATGTCGAAAACAAAAGGCATTATCTTCGTTTTTATTCGTCGCCTTATTCATGTGGGTGGTAACTTTCACAGTCAGTATTGTCCGTGTTATTGAAAGAGTAAGTTCCTCATCAAGAGATTAAGCCACATGTATTTAGCTAACTTCAGATTATATACAAACTATCTAGCACATCAAATCTATATACCaattaaaacaatattCATTTCATACATATGTTAGTTCATGGCTTTTGCTGATTTTAAACAGTAAAAATACGTTCTATAATAATAGGAAATGAATGTCACAAGGTATAATAGTCGTAGAggatattcaattgaacTATTCGAACTAAATATTGATTGGCAATTTATAAACATATGCTGCATCGTACGTTAAGCTTGAATCTTATCTAGGTTATTGTATTACCCTGTCGTAgatttttaaataatggaTTCTTGACCAGAAATTATTCTCTAAAAAGGCGGAAGATTCGACTATAGTGTTTACGAGAAACAAAAGGTTAAGAAAGTACAGTAAAGCCTTACTACTTACAAAAGAACCCTGATTTAGAGGAGAATCGATAACTTGGTCTCTCTTATCAATTgcatatattttattatttaccaTTCAATACCACAGAAGTTAGTTATTACTGAGGtactttcaaaattgatTGAATCAGCAGTGCATAATAAAGATTCCACCCTAAACTAAACATAATCTAAGCAACTATAAAGTTCCAAGAGTAATAGCTAGAAACGAGACAAATATCCACAAAATGCCTGACAGTTTACCAAAATCAGATGACCTTGAAGCCACCTGGAATTTTATCCAACCTGGAATTACTCAAATTCTAGGAGATGACAACTCTgcaaattcatcaattacAGGTGTCGATAAAATTCTTTCCCCAACCATGTATATGGAAGTATACACAGCcatttataattattgtGTAAATAAATCAAGATCTTCTGGACAATTTAATACAGATAAACAAACTTTGAATAACCAATCATCTATTTTAGTTGGTAGTGAAATATAcgaaaaattaaaaaaatatttgaagaaatatgtGTCTAGCTTCCAGAAGAATGCACATGAATCATTTTTGCAATTTTACGTTAGACGTTGGAAAAGATTTACCATTGGTGCCATTTTCCTAAACCATGCCTTCGATTATATGAATAGATACTGGGttcaaaaggaaagaagCGATGGCAAAAGGTACATTTTTGATGTGAATACCTTATGTTTAATGACTTGGAAAGAAGTCCTTTTTGATCCAAATAGTGAACAATTGGTTAAGGAGGTTCTTGAACAAATCACTGCAGAAAGAGACGGAAATATTATCCAGAGAGGTAACGTCATTACAGCCATCAAGTCTCTTGTGGCTTTAGGTATTGATCCTcaagatttgaagaaattgaatttgaacGTTTATATCCAAGTATTTGAAAAACcatttttaaagaaaactGAGGAATACTACACTTCATATTCTCAAAATTATCTGGCCTCCCATTCTGTGAcagaatatatatttgaagcTCATGAATTAATCAACCGTGAGGAAAAAGGTATGGCAATGTATTGGGATGATCACACGAAGAAACCTCTTTCTGaaactttaaataatgTACTGATTAAAAACCATATTGAACAATTGGAGAAAAACTTTACTACATTGTTGGACTCTAGGGATCATCAAAAGATATCTGCATTATTTACATTGATGCAAAGAGATTTCATGTTATTACCGAACTTAAGCGTTGCATATGAACAATATATCAAACAAACTGGTGAAGAGGCTATCTCCGAGTTAATAGCCTCTCATAAAGCCGCCGTCATGAATTCATCTAACGAAAACATCAAGAAAAATCCTAATGCAGCTATCAATTCGTTACCACCAAAAGAAtacattaaaaaattactcGATATTTATGCAATCTTCCGTAGTATCACTACAgaatgtttcaaaaatgattCTATATTCGCAAAAGCATTAGACAATGCCTGTAGATCTTAcataaataataacgaGTTAGCAATTCCACCTGGAGCGCCAAGATCTGCCACATCCAAGACAGCAGAAATGCTAGCCAAATATAGTGATCAACTGTTGAAGAAGTCTACTAAGCCAGAGGTTACTCAGGATATGTCCGTTGATGATATAATGAtgatcttcaaatttttaacTGACAAGGATGCTTTTGAATCCCATTACCGTAGATTATTTGCTAAAAGATTAATTCATGGAACATCAACatctgatgaagatgaggaatccattattcaaagattACAAAGTGAAAATAGTATGGAATATGCAGGTAAGATTACGAAAATGTTCCAAGATGTTAGGCTCTCTAAGATATTGGAAGAAGACTTTGATGTCATAATTAAAAAGGAACAGCAGGTTACCGGGAATAAAATCCCGGATTTGCAGCCCTTTATACTTGCCGAAAATATGTGGCCATTTACATACCAAGAAGTCGAATTCAAACTACCACAGGATTTACAACAATCATATAAAAAGCTAGAGGAAATATATACAGAAAAACATAATGGAAGAATTCTGAAGTGGCTGTGGCCGTTATGTCGTGGTGAATTGAGTGCAGCTATCGGTAAACCAGGTCGTCCAGCATTCCATTTTACAGTGACATTATTTCAAATGGCtatattattactgtttaatgaaaaggatGTTTTAACTTTAGAGAACATTCAAGAAGCCACGAATCTAAATCTACAAAATATTGCCGCTGCCATGGTGccattcattaaatataaattacTTCAACAATCTCCTCCTGGGTTGGAAGCCTTGATGAAACCTGATAcagaatttaaaatatcaCTTCCATACAAAGCTTTAAGAACGAACATCAATTTTGCCGGTGGTGTTAAAAGTGATATATTGAACGGATTAATATCAGCTGATGGTACAACGAAAAGAGTTCCAGGTACCAATGGATTAACTGAAAACGAAAAGATTGAGAAAGAGTTAAATGCTGAAAGGCAAATATTCTTGGAAGCTTGTATTGTCAGAATCATGAAGgcgaaaagaaaatcacCTCATTCGATGTTGGTAAATGAGTGTATAGCGCAAGCTCATCAGCGATTTAATGCTAAAGTTTCCATGATAAAGAAAGCTATTGATAGTTTGATTCAAAAAGGTTATCTTCAAAGATGTGATGATGGTGAATCATACTCATATTTAGcctgaaaaaaattagtgGAAGGGAATAGAAACTGGAATAACAACTGCAACCACAGAACgaaaagaattattttcCATATGCATCTGTAaactatattatattattatatatataaatagcGAATGCTTTCTGCACATAGTTTATACTAATTCTATATAACttaacatatatattaattacCTTAGTTTTAAACTCATTATTATGGGGATTGGACTCGGAGGTTGAGTGAGCAATCATAAGCTTTTTATTTGCAATTCATACGTACTactattcaagaaaaataacatATAATCTCAGCACGACACAATTAAACAGAAATACTCGATAACCCAAACCCTCATCTgattagaaaataatccTAATCTTGCCCTTCAATTTATGATTTTAAAATGTCCAGTATATTTCAAGATACCCTCAAATTAAGTTGCATAtatcattttgtaattaCTTCTTTCCGGAATAAATTTGTCAATAATGCGGTGGAAAGCAGTATTATTGGGATCCTTTAGAAGTAAGCTCTACGATAGTTCCCGATTTCTGTCAATTGCCAAATACAGCTTCAAGGAACCCTCGGCTGtcatttgtttttttgGATGACACACTCGCACACCCTTTTGAAATTCCGTTGAATTTAAAAACTTAAAAACTGTGGCCGGGAAACGCGCACTGTTTGCGAAATTTCGTTAGCGttatgaaaaaatcaaaactGGGTCAACTCGAGAGAAAATTCCCCagtaaatttgaaaaatccaCAGGAATTTTACCTGAGAAGAACAGAGGCTTCAAGAAAAGTTATTTGAGTCACTTGAAATTAGACACGAATAAATCACTTTTACACTGAAAGCTACGCAGTGATTCCTCTCTGTTATATAACTGAATTCAGGAAGATCAGAATTAATCTAAATAAAACGATATATAAAAGACAACCAAATCTTTGTCTAATAAGAAAATCTTGTGTTTTCCTaaatgttttattatttctacATTTCCTCCTTCAAAGGACGAAAAGtaactaaaaaaaaaacaaataatctTTTATAGTATACAAAAATGAGTGGTCCACAAAACGATTTCCAAAAAGTCCATGAATCTTCCTCTGGACCAGTCCAAGCTAATCCATATGGCCCAAACCCATCTGATTTCTTATCTAATGtcaataatttccaattgATTGATTCCACTTTAAGAGAAGGTGAACAATTTGCCAATTCTTTTTTCTCTACTGAAAAGAAGATTGAAATTGCTAAAGCCTTAGATGACTTTGGTGTTgattatattgaattaaCCTCTCCAGTGGCTTCTGAACAATCAAGAAAGGATTGTGAAGCTATTTGTAAATTAGGTTTAAAGGCTAAGATCTTAACACATATTAGATGTCATATGGATGACGCTAGAGTTGCTGTTGAAACTGGTGTTGATGGTGTTGATGTCGTTATTGGGACGTCTAAATTTTTAAGACAATATTCTCATGGTAAAGATATGAATTACATTGCTAAGAGTGCCATTGAAGTCATTGAGTTTGTTAAATCTAAAggtattgaaattagattCTCTTCTGAAGACTCATTTAGAAGTGATTTGGTTGatcttttgaatatttataagACTGTTAATAAGATTGGTGTTAACAGAGTTGGTATTGCAGATACTGTTGGTTGTGCTAATCCAAGACAAGTTTATGAATTAGTAAGAACATTGAAGAGTGTTGTTTCATGTGATATTGAATGTCATTTCCATAATGATACTGGTTGTGCCATTGCGAATGCTTACTGTGCTCTTGAAGCTGGTGCCAGATTAATTGATGTCTGTGTGTTAGGTATTGGTGAAAGAAATGGTATTGTTCCATTAGGTGGGTTAATGGCAAGAATGATCGTTGCTGCACCAGAATACGTCAAATCCAAATATAAGTTGCATAAGATCAGAGACATAGAGAATTTGGTTGCTGATGCTGTTGAAGTTAATATTCCATTCAATAATCCAATTACAGGGTTCTGTGCCTTTACACATAAAGCTGGTATTCATGCTAAGGCTATTCTAGCTAATCCATCTACATACGAAATCCTGGATCCTCATGATTTCGGTATGAAGagatatattcattttgCTAATAGATTGACTGGTTGGAACGCTATTAAATCAAGAGTAGAccaattgaatttgaatctaACAGATGATCAAGTTAAAGAAGTTACAGCCAAGATTAAAAAGTTGGGTGACGTTAGACCATTGAACATTGATGATGTCGATTCTATTATTAAGGATTTCCACACTGAACTAAGTACACCAATGTTGAAACCAACTTCCGCCAAAGATAGAGAAGATTCTTTAGATTTGAATGACGGACCTGCATCTAAGAAAACTAGAACCAAATAAgcaaaaaacaacaacaactttGTAACTAATATTGACGAAACGTTTTTAAATCGAAAATGTATACATacacacatatatatcCTAATCTATTCCAATCcatatttcattaaaacCTAACATCCCATTTAAGTTAGTATATGTCTATGTTTCGCACTGTTGGATGGAAGATTCTTTGTATTCTATTTCTCAAAAATACCCGTGGATTCAAAAAGGGTCCGGATATCTCGCGCcagaagaaataaaatagaaagTAATATGGTTAATCTGGCCCCCCTGAAAATTGGTACGATCTACGTACATATTCTAATCCAAGATATAGTAACTAGTTGACAACTTTACTCTTTTTCAAACTTGTTAGTCTATTGTTTTgggaaaacaaaaacaactAAACCTAATTAGAACTATTAAATCAAAAGCAAATTCAATCATTAATATACACAAGAACATCGTTAAAACCAAAACAATGTCAAATATCATATTAGTTCGTTCACAGGTTCTACGTAGCATAAAATCGCCGCTCTGCATAACTCTCATACCCAAAAATACTCGAATGTATTCAGAAGGATCCGTTGGTAGTCCAAGAGGAGGGAGTGAAGATTCATTTTTAAGAAGGGAGCGAGCCAAAGAGGATTTCTTCGTTAGACAACATGAAAAGGAACAATTCAAGCATTTTAAAGAACAATTAAAGAATCATCAGAAACAACTGGAACATTTGGAATCCAAGATTGACAAGTTAAGTAACGGAGAGAAGGAATCTAAATGATATGAACAACactttctttgtttttattctcattcaagattatacgtacgtacaaGCAGTCCtagtttctttttgttaGTTCCTCTCTCATTTTCGTTGTGAGCTTTCATCTTATATAAGCTGTCCATGGGtatatattctattctatatattgattattCTTAAAAAACGTTTacattttaaaaaaaaagataacaACAACTACATATGTCAGGTTGCCCTGCTTACAGAACAACTGTACTTATTTAAGTGTTAGTGCCACGGATACTCTGGCTCTAGACCATGACATAAGCTACCTTATGTGTGTGTATGTAATATTCCTTTTTGTGTGTGGGGAAGGGGGTAGACAGAAAGAACAAAAGAGATCTGCGATACTCCCAAAGGGGAAAGAAAACAGGAAACGGAGAGTTAACATACATACACAGATACATACGTGCGTACGTACGTAAACTTTTTGGTCAGGAATGGCTATTTCCCGTAATTAAAAGTACACAAGCAGGAATACAAATGTAAGTTTATATGGCTACCCCATCTTACCAAGACATGGTAACAATTTGTAAAACCTTTGGTTTGCTCTTATTTATACGCTCATAtagcaaataataataaaatcataAATCCGAAGCTCAGTAATTCGAATAAGGATAACtttggataat includes:
- the SRF1 gene encoding phospholipase D regulator (similar to Saccharomyces cerevisiae YDL133W; ancestral locus Anc_7.297); its protein translation is MSSLTDLTSVTNDARERSAKNGELPDEESQHVRSNDEPSNANAIRTNKGDKYKVGVADSLNFYAIHPTTVPPFELDAQFQKAKLKTSMESSREEHIASLNGIKRDHHQFRDQFLVTHDNKWDSFIANIGSNVAYSNKQRYVVDSESTDTESSAHSFDGSFREKNAHFLSSYDDETRRKNQVDEAERERKRVRDEILEDLTSEWEGQKRLDAIFNLPVVEDYNFKNQKDRNEWMDYVSKVKEFYYGKHPKKKDLNNPSLSDSSSIRSNRTSHRQEWLEELNKEKEKLRQLKQRKIQQWSPGLIRLGLDNQYLPLGFRIVIGILCLISLGLAVRIFQNSSSTIPSISRSIPQQPSTIMAIVVNAVATVYTIYIAHDEFSGKPIGLRNPLHKIKLILLDLLFIIFSSANLALAFNARYDKLWVCTDDEDTIHTVPKVSYICRKQKALSSFLFVALFMWVVTFTVSIVRVIERVSSSSRD
- the CDC53 gene encoding cullin CDC53 (similar to Saccharomyces cerevisiae CDC53 (YDL132W); ancestral locus Anc_7.296); this encodes MPDSLPKSDDLEATWNFIQPGITQILGDDNSANSSITGVDKILSPTMYMEVYTAIYNYCVNKSRSSGQFNTDKQTLNNQSSILVGSEIYEKLKKYLKKYVSSFQKNAHESFLQFYVRRWKRFTIGAIFLNHAFDYMNRYWVQKERSDGKRYIFDVNTLCLMTWKEVLFDPNSEQLVKEVLEQITAERDGNIIQRGNVITAIKSLVALGIDPQDLKKLNLNVYIQVFEKPFLKKTEEYYTSYSQNYLASHSVTEYIFEAHELINREEKGMAMYWDDHTKKPLSETLNNVLIKNHIEQLEKNFTTLLDSRDHQKISALFTLMQRDFMLLPNLSVAYEQYIKQTGEEAISELIASHKAAVMNSSNENIKKNPNAAINSLPPKEYIKKLLDIYAIFRSITTECFKNDSIFAKALDNACRSYINNNELAIPPGAPRSATSKTAEMLAKYSDQLLKKSTKPEVTQDMSVDDIMMIFKFLTDKDAFESHYRRLFAKRLIHGTSTSDEDEESIIQRLQSENSMEYAGKITKMFQDVRLSKILEEDFDVIIKKEQQVTGNKIPDLQPFILAENMWPFTYQEVEFKLPQDLQQSYKKLEEIYTEKHNGRILKWLWPLCRGELSAAIGKPGRPAFHFTVTLFQMAILLLFNEKDVLTLENIQEATNLNLQNIAAAMVPFIKYKLLQQSPPGLEALMKPDTEFKISLPYKALRTNINFAGGVKSDILNGLISADGTTKRVPGTNGLTENEKIEKELNAERQIFLEACIVRIMKAKRKSPHSMLVNECIAQAHQRFNAKVSMIKKAIDSLIQKGYLQRCDDGESYSYLA
- the LYS21 gene encoding homocitrate synthase LYS21 (similar to Saccharomyces cerevisiae LYS20 (YDL182W) and LYS21 (YDL131W); ancestral locus Anc_7.295): MSGPQNDFQKVHESSSGPVQANPYGPNPSDFLSNVNNFQLIDSTLREGEQFANSFFSTEKKIEIAKALDDFGVDYIELTSPVASEQSRKDCEAICKLGLKAKILTHIRCHMDDARVAVETGVDGVDVVIGTSKFLRQYSHGKDMNYIAKSAIEVIEFVKSKGIEIRFSSEDSFRSDLVDLLNIYKTVNKIGVNRVGIADTVGCANPRQVYELVRTLKSVVSCDIECHFHNDTGCAIANAYCALEAGARLIDVCVLGIGERNGIVPLGGLMARMIVAAPEYVKSKYKLHKIRDIENLVADAVEVNIPFNNPITGFCAFTHKAGIHAKAILANPSTYEILDPHDFGMKRYIHFANRLTGWNAIKSRVDQLNLNLTDDQVKEVTAKIKKLGDVRPLNIDDVDSIIKDFHTELSTPMLKPTSAKDREDSLDLNDGPASKKTRTK
- the STF1 gene encoding ATPase-binding protein (similar to Saccharomyces cerevisiae INH1 (YDL181W) and STF1 (YDL130W-A); ancestral locus Anc_7.294), translated to MSNIILVRSQVLRSIKSPLCITLIPKNTRMYSEGSVGSPRGGSEDSFLRRERAKEDFFVRQHEKEQFKHFKEQLKNHQKQLEHLESKIDKLSNGEKESK